One segment of Leptotrichia sp. oral taxon 215 str. W9775 DNA contains the following:
- the recG gene encoding ATP-dependent DNA helicase RecG: MATYNLLFKNLEELKIKGVGKTNISKFNKLGVFTLHDLLYFFPRAYEDRTNSKNIVNLLQDEFAAVRGVIINVTTQYIKAGRTMFKAILKDDTGIMELVWFNNRYIKSYIKIGDELLVYGKVKKSAKFQMVNPEYKRLDENGLVKGKSGEQILPIYPSTASLRQESIRKIINDALLDYGYLLEENIPEELLKKGKLLSRKEAILNVHFPESFEKKEEAKRRFMLEEILLLEMGILQNRFETDKANNNIYEIEDNKKLVSKFIDSLEYDLTKAQKRVVAEIYKELKAGKIVNRLIQGDVGSGKTIVSLIMLLYMAENSYQGVIMAPTEILATQHYLGIVDEFMNLDVRVELLTGSVKGKKREKLLAEIENGLVDIVIGTHALIENDVIFKNLGLIIIDEQHRFGVTQRKLLREKGSLANLIVMSATPIPRSLALTIYGDLDVSIIDELPVGRMPIKTKWIKDKAERQKMYNFIAKKIKEGRQVYVVSPLIEESETLNVKSAQETFEEYSGIFPDRRIGLIHGKQNYKEKQEVMSKFKKHELDILVSTTVIEVGVNVPNASIMVIRDAQRFGLSSLHQLRGRVGRGQYQSYCFLESETDNELSARRLEVMEKTTDGFKIAEEDLKLRNSGEIMGTRQSGVSDMVLTDIVKNVKEIKYIRDYVIKYLEKNNGKVENEYLRLDIYEKFHKNGKIEN, translated from the coding sequence ATGGCAACATATAATTTATTATTTAAAAATTTGGAAGAATTAAAAATAAAAGGTGTCGGAAAAACAAATATAAGTAAATTTAATAAACTTGGAGTATTCACTTTGCATGATTTACTCTATTTTTTTCCGAGAGCCTACGAAGACAGGACAAATAGCAAAAATATTGTAAATCTCCTGCAGGATGAGTTTGCTGCAGTAAGGGGAGTTATTATAAATGTTACAACTCAGTATATAAAAGCAGGAAGGACAATGTTTAAAGCTATATTGAAGGATGATACCGGAATAATGGAATTAGTCTGGTTTAATAACAGATATATAAAAAGCTATATAAAAATAGGTGATGAGCTTCTTGTATACGGAAAAGTGAAAAAATCTGCAAAATTCCAGATGGTAAATCCTGAATATAAAAGACTGGATGAAAACGGTCTTGTAAAGGGGAAAAGTGGTGAACAGATATTGCCCATTTATCCTTCTACAGCTTCATTGAGGCAGGAATCAATAAGAAAAATAATAAATGATGCACTGCTTGATTATGGATACCTACTGGAGGAAAATATTCCTGAAGAGCTTTTAAAAAAGGGAAAACTGCTTTCAAGAAAGGAAGCTATATTAAATGTCCATTTTCCTGAAAGCTTTGAAAAGAAGGAGGAAGCAAAGAGGAGATTTATGCTGGAGGAAATTCTCCTTCTGGAAATGGGAATACTGCAGAACAGATTTGAAACAGATAAGGCAAATAACAATATTTATGAAATAGAAGATAATAAAAAGCTTGTCAGTAAATTTATAGACAGCCTTGAATATGATCTTACAAAGGCACAGAAACGTGTAGTTGCAGAAATTTATAAAGAACTTAAGGCAGGAAAAATAGTAAACAGGCTTATACAGGGGGATGTGGGTTCAGGGAAAACAATAGTTTCGCTGATTATGCTGCTGTATATGGCAGAAAACAGTTATCAGGGAGTCATAATGGCACCTACGGAAATTCTTGCCACCCAGCATTACCTTGGAATTGTGGATGAATTTATGAATCTTGATGTGAGGGTGGAACTGCTGACAGGAAGTGTAAAAGGGAAAAAAAGGGAAAAACTTCTGGCAGAGATAGAAAATGGACTTGTGGACATTGTCATAGGAACACATGCCCTCATTGAAAATGATGTGATATTTAAAAATCTTGGATTAATTATAATAGATGAGCAGCACAGGTTTGGAGTCACCCAGAGGAAGCTTCTCAGGGAAAAGGGAAGCCTTGCCAACCTTATTGTAATGAGTGCAACTCCGATTCCACGTTCGCTGGCACTTACAATATATGGAGATCTGGATGTTTCAATTATTGATGAACTGCCTGTTGGAAGAATGCCTATAAAGACAAAGTGGATTAAGGACAAAGCTGAAAGGCAGAAAATGTACAACTTCATTGCAAAAAAAATTAAGGAAGGAAGACAGGTATATGTTGTTTCTCCGCTTATTGAAGAAAGTGAAACATTAAATGTGAAATCGGCTCAGGAAACATTTGAAGAATACAGCGGGATATTTCCTGACAGAAGAATTGGGCTAATTCATGGGAAGCAGAATTATAAGGAAAAACAGGAAGTTATGAGCAAGTTTAAGAAACATGAACTTGACATACTGGTTTCCACGACAGTAATCGAAGTGGGAGTCAATGTTCCAAATGCTTCAATAATGGTAATACGTGATGCCCAGAGATTTGGTCTTTCATCCCTTCACCAGCTGCGTGGAAGAGTAGGGAGAGGTCAGTATCAGTCATACTGTTTTCTGGAGTCAGAAACTGATAATGAACTTTCTGCAAGACGTCTGGAAGTTATGGAAAAAACCACTGACGGATTTAAAATAGCTGAGGAAGATTTGAAATTGAGAAATTCAGGAGAAATAATGGGAACACGTCAGAGCGGAGTTTCAGATATGGTACTGACGGATATTGTGAAAAATGTAAAGGAAATAAAATATATCCGTGACTATGTAATAAAATATCTTGAAAAGAATAACGGAAAAGTGGAAAATGAATATTTGAGACTTGACATATATGAGAAATTTCATAAAAATGGAAAGATAGAAAATTAA
- a CDS encoding CPBP family intramembrane glutamic endopeptidase produces the protein MNRNKSMYFYLAVHLLSLSLLVAVALFILNNIKYFDEIMGNYGTKISKLSSNYIEVIKTVIIAPISEEVIFREWIYNFLKKRTKFYNLIQAFLFALFHFILVQSIYAFIFGIFLGNVKRKTDSLETVIFCHSFYNLSGLPYLGYIYYYPIEFIVKKFLHTENFIVMAVALSILPIITFIWSWKKLGKDLYKL, from the coding sequence ATGAATAGAAATAAAAGTATGTATTTTTATCTTGCTGTTCATCTTCTTAGTTTGTCCTTATTAGTTGCGGTTGCACTATTTATTTTGAATAACATAAAATATTTTGATGAAATAATGGGAAATTATGGAACAAAAATATCAAAACTTTCATCAAACTACATAGAAGTAATTAAGACAGTTATCATTGCTCCGATATCAGAAGAAGTTATATTCAGGGAATGGATATATAATTTTTTGAAAAAAAGAACTAAATTTTATAATCTTATTCAGGCATTCCTGTTTGCTCTATTTCATTTTATATTAGTACAGTCTATATATGCTTTTATATTTGGAATTTTTTTAGGAAATGTAAAAAGAAAGACAGATAGTTTAGAGACAGTGATATTCTGTCATAGTTTTTATAATTTATCAGGACTTCCATATTTAGGATACATTTATTATTATCCAATAGAATTTATAGTTAAAAAATTTTTACATACAGAAAATTTTATAGTCATGGCTGTAGCCTTATCAATACTTCCAATAATTACATTTATATGGAGCTGGAAAAAACTTGGAAAAGATCTTTACAAGCTATAA
- a CDS encoding DUF3298 domain-containing protein: MKKFLLVLMTLVAFNTTFAAKKEKVDTTFTFLNFVPTSPDAVNEVSRTKALGLSRIEYPSFSGNNQIVTVMNKEMEKFIADFKETKNYVYKVTYSVTGNNAYFVSVLFNIERKNKTTNETLTYNDAISFNAKNGKPLLMKDIFVQNYDNALNAAVNDRIKQFGIATLDEKKRKFEGVDKKQKFYLEDDAIVFIFNQNEATDFGDKQLFIPFILTDLIGLLK, translated from the coding sequence ATGAAAAAATTTTTACTTGTTTTAATGACATTAGTAGCATTCAACACAACATTTGCGGCAAAAAAGGAAAAGGTTGATACAACATTTACTTTCCTGAACTTTGTTCCTACTTCTCCTGATGCAGTAAACGAAGTTTCCAGAACAAAAGCTTTAGGGTTATCACGTATTGAGTATCCTTCTTTTTCAGGAAACAATCAGATTGTTACTGTAATGAATAAGGAAATGGAAAAATTCATTGCTGATTTTAAGGAAACTAAAAACTATGTCTACAAGGTGACTTATTCTGTTACAGGAAATAACGCTTATTTTGTAAGTGTACTTTTCAATATAGAACGTAAAAACAAAACTACAAACGAAACACTTACTTACAATGACGCTATTTCATTCAATGCAAAAAACGGAAAACCATTATTAATGAAGGACATATTCGTTCAGAACTATGACAATGCCTTAAATGCAGCTGTTAACGACAGAATAAAACAGTTCGGTATAGCTACTTTAGATGAAAAGAAAAGAAAATTTGAAGGTGTTGACAAAAAACAGAAATTCTATTTGGAAGATGATGCAATAGTATTTATTTTCAATCAAAATGAAGCAACTGATTTTGGTGATAAACAGCTATTTATTCCTTTCATTCTAACTGATTTGATTGGACTTCTTAAATAA
- the nifJ gene encoding pyruvate:ferredoxin (flavodoxin) oxidoreductase, translating to MAKVMKTMDGSQAAAHAAYAFTEVAGIYPITPSSNMAEFVDQWAAYGKTNLFGTPVKVVEMQSEAGAAGTVHGSLQAGALTTTFTASQGLLLKIPNMYKIAGELLPGVIHVSARAISAQALSIFGDHQDIYAARMTGWTMLATGSVQEVMDLAGVAHLAAIKSRVPVMHFFDGFRTSHEINKVEVMDYEVYDRLLDRKAVQEFRERAVNPEKPVTRGTAQNDDIYFQAREAQNKFYDAVPDIVNDYMKEINKVTGRHYAPFVYYGAEDAERVIVAMGSVTETIKETVDFLAKQGVKVGLLSVHLYRPFSEKYFFDAMPKTVKKIAVLDRTKEPGALGDPLYLDVKALYYGKENAPVIVAGRYGLSSKDTTPEQMIAVYKNLAQPEPKDHFTVGIVDDVTFTSLPLEEEIFAGNEDSKECLFFGLGSDGTVGANKNSIKIIGDKTDLYAQGYFAYDSKKSGGVTRSHLRFSKHPIRSTYLVTKPNFVACSVPAYMGKYDMISGLREGGTFLLNTIWDKDRVVETIPNEIKRELARKKARFFIINATELAKEVGLGNRTNTIMQSAFFYLTQVIPYEEAKGYMKDYAEKTYGRKGHDVVEKNWAAVDKGTEGLEEIPVDPSWADLPVNEEIIESNKPEFVKRIADPVNAIKGYDLPVSAFIGYEDGTFENGTTHYEKRGIAVDVPEWQPDMCIQCNQCAYVCPHAVIRPFLIDEKEMAASPEGMPTIKAIGKGFENLQFKIQVSPLDCTGCGSCVNVCPAPKGKAIVMKPIDSQLERKEDVYTDYLFNNVTYKDKIMGKGTVKGSQFAKPLFEFSGACAGCGETPYVKLITQLFGERMMIANATGCSSIYGGSAPSTPYTTNSCGEGPAWASSLFEDNAEYGYGMFQAVNTVRHRIAKLMTECESEVAPELADLFVEWRENINDGDKTTELRDKMIPLLEKETGAKAKEILELKQYLVKKSIWMFGGDGWAYDIGYGGLDHVLASGDDVNILVLDTEVYSNTGGQASKSSPAGSVAKFASAGKPVKKKDLAAISMTYGNIYVARISMGANQNQALKAIREAEAYPGPSIIIAYSPCIAHGLKEGMGKSQTEEKLATEVGYWPILRFDPRLAEKGKNPLQLDSKSPAWDKYEEFLKRERRYTTLLAEFPDHAKVLFEMNLKNAKDTWNYYKRMAAMDYSTEE from the coding sequence ATGGCTAAAGTGATGAAAACGATGGACGGAAGTCAGGCGGCAGCTCATGCAGCGTATGCATTTACAGAAGTTGCTGGAATATATCCTATAACTCCTTCATCAAACATGGCAGAATTCGTAGATCAGTGGGCTGCTTATGGTAAGACAAATTTATTCGGAACACCGGTGAAAGTGGTGGAAATGCAATCGGAAGCAGGTGCAGCGGGAACAGTTCACGGATCATTACAAGCGGGGGCTTTAACAACAACATTTACTGCATCACAGGGATTGTTGCTTAAAATACCAAATATGTATAAAATCGCAGGGGAATTATTACCAGGAGTTATACATGTGTCTGCGAGAGCGATATCAGCACAGGCATTATCAATTTTCGGAGATCACCAGGATATTTATGCGGCAAGAATGACTGGATGGACAATGCTTGCAACAGGATCAGTACAGGAAGTAATGGATTTAGCTGGGGTTGCACATTTGGCGGCAATCAAATCAAGAGTACCTGTAATGCACTTCTTTGATGGATTCAGAACTTCACACGAAATAAACAAAGTAGAAGTAATGGATTATGAAGTATATGACAGATTATTAGACAGAAAAGCAGTTCAGGAATTCAGGGAAAGAGCAGTAAACCCTGAAAAACCGGTAACAAGAGGAACAGCACAAAATGATGATATTTACTTCCAGGCAAGAGAAGCACAAAATAAATTCTATGACGCAGTACCTGATATAGTAAATGACTACATGAAGGAAATAAACAAAGTAACTGGAAGACACTATGCACCATTTGTATATTATGGAGCGGAAGATGCTGAAAGAGTAATCGTAGCAATGGGATCAGTTACTGAAACAATTAAGGAAACAGTAGATTTCTTAGCTAAACAGGGAGTAAAAGTAGGACTTTTATCTGTTCACTTATACAGACCATTCTCTGAAAAATACTTCTTTGATGCAATGCCTAAAACTGTAAAGAAAATAGCAGTATTAGATAGAACAAAAGAACCTGGAGCTTTAGGAGATCCTTTATATCTTGATGTAAAAGCGCTTTACTATGGAAAAGAAAATGCACCTGTTATAGTTGCAGGAAGATATGGATTATCTTCAAAAGATACTACTCCTGAACAAATGATAGCAGTTTATAAAAACTTGGCTCAACCTGAACCAAAAGACCACTTTACAGTAGGTATAGTAGATGACGTTACATTTACATCATTACCTCTTGAAGAAGAAATCTTTGCAGGAAATGAAGATTCAAAAGAATGTTTATTCTTCGGACTTGGATCTGACGGAACAGTAGGAGCAAATAAAAACTCAATAAAAATAATCGGAGATAAAACAGATTTATATGCTCAAGGATATTTTGCATATGACTCAAAGAAATCTGGAGGGGTAACAAGATCACACCTTAGATTTAGTAAACATCCAATAAGATCTACTTACCTTGTTACAAAACCTAACTTTGTTGCATGTTCAGTTCCTGCATATATGGGAAAATATGACATGATTTCAGGATTAAGAGAAGGTGGAACATTCCTTCTTAACACAATCTGGGATAAAGATAGAGTTGTTGAAACTATACCAAATGAAATAAAAAGAGAACTTGCAAGAAAGAAAGCCAGATTCTTTATTATAAATGCAACAGAACTTGCAAAAGAAGTTGGACTTGGAAACAGAACAAATACAATAATGCAGTCAGCGTTCTTCTATTTGACACAGGTAATACCTTATGAAGAAGCTAAGGGTTACATGAAAGACTATGCTGAAAAGACTTATGGAAGAAAAGGTCATGACGTAGTTGAGAAAAACTGGGCTGCAGTAGATAAAGGAACTGAAGGACTTGAAGAAATTCCTGTAGATCCTTCATGGGCAGATTTACCAGTAAATGAAGAAATTATAGAATCTAACAAACCGGAATTTGTAAAAAGAATAGCAGATCCTGTTAATGCAATAAAAGGATATGATTTACCTGTATCAGCATTTATAGGATATGAAGACGGTACATTTGAAAATGGTACAACACACTATGAAAAAAGAGGAATTGCAGTTGACGTACCTGAATGGCAACCTGATATGTGTATTCAGTGTAACCAATGTGCTTACGTATGTCCTCATGCGGTAATAAGACCATTCTTAATAGATGAAAAAGAAATGGCGGCATCACCTGAAGGAATGCCTACAATAAAAGCTATTGGAAAAGGATTTGAAAATCTTCAGTTTAAAATACAGGTTTCACCTTTAGACTGTACAGGATGTGGATCATGTGTTAACGTATGTCCAGCACCAAAAGGAAAAGCAATTGTAATGAAACCTATTGATTCGCAATTAGAAAGAAAAGAAGATGTATATACAGATTACCTGTTTAACAATGTTACATATAAAGATAAAATAATGGGTAAAGGAACTGTAAAAGGATCACAGTTTGCAAAACCATTGTTTGAATTCTCTGGAGCATGTGCAGGATGTGGAGAAACACCTTACGTTAAACTTATAACTCAGTTATTTGGAGAAAGAATGATGATTGCGAACGCAACAGGATGTTCTTCAATTTACGGAGGTTCAGCACCATCTACTCCATATACTACAAATTCATGTGGAGAAGGTCCGGCATGGGCATCTTCATTATTTGAAGATAACGCAGAATACGGATATGGAATGTTCCAAGCTGTAAATACTGTAAGACATAGAATAGCTAAATTAATGACTGAGTGTGAAAGTGAAGTAGCACCTGAACTAGCCGACTTATTTGTTGAATGGAGAGAAAACATTAATGACGGTGATAAAACAACTGAATTAAGAGATAAAATGATTCCTTTACTTGAAAAAGAAACAGGAGCAAAAGCAAAAGAAATTCTTGAGCTTAAACAGTATCTTGTTAAAAAATCAATATGGATGTTCGGAGGAGACGGATGGGCATACGATATTGGTTATGGAGGACTTGATCACGTACTGGCATCAGGAGACGATGTAAATATACTTGTACTTGATACGGAAGTTTACTCAAATACAGGAGGACAGGCATCTAAATCTTCACCAGCAGGATCAGTTGCAAAATTTGCTTCTGCAGGAAAACCAGTTAAGAAAAAAGACTTGGCAGCAATTTCTATGACATATGGAAACATCTATGTTGCAAGAATTTCAATGGGAGCTAACCAGAACCAGGCATTGAAGGCAATAAGAGAAGCTGAAGCTTATCCAGGACCTTCAATAATAATAGCTTACTCACCATGTATAGCACATGGATTGAAAGAAGGTATGGGAAAATCTCAAACCGAAGAAAAACTTGCTACTGAAGTTGGATACTGGCCAATCTTAAGATTCGATCCAAGATTAGCTGAAAAAGGAAAAAATCCTTTACAGTTAGATTCAAAATCTCCTGCATGGGATAAATATGAAGAATTCCTGAAGAGAGAAAGAAGATATACTACATTACTTGCAGAGTTCCCTGATCATGCAAAAGTATTGTTTGAAATGAACCTTAAAAATGCAAAAGATACATGGAACTACTATAAGAGAATGGCAGCAATGGATTACTCGACAGAAGAATAA
- a CDS encoding CPBP family intramembrane glutamic endopeptidase, which produces MYLIIPIAEEMIFRKWTYDFLKTRTKFYNLIQAVLFALFHMILIDKVKIEENITISFFFSIITGVVYGNIKEKTGNLNWCIFFHSVYCFTFAFIGLIYIEFFADMIEKVSKLRITEMRTLPYIFAISLVIFIWTLKKIGMNYYSLKGGEKYE; this is translated from the coding sequence GTGTATCTTATAATTCCTATAGCGGAAGAGATGATTTTTAGAAAATGGACATATGACTTTTTAAAGACAAGAACTAAATTTTATAATTTGATTCAGGCTGTTCTGTTTGCATTATTTCATATGATACTTATTGATAAAGTAAAAATTGAGGAAAATATTACAATCAGCTTTTTCTTTTCAATAATAACAGGGGTTGTTTACGGAAATATAAAGGAAAAGACAGGGAATTTGAACTGGTGCATATTTTTTCATTCAGTATACTGTTTTACTTTTGCTTTTATTGGATTAATATATATTGAATTTTTTGCAGATATGATTGAAAAAGTTTCCAAATTAAGAATAACGGAGATGAGAACACTTCCTTATATATTTGCTATTTCTTTGGTAATTTTTATCTGGACTTTAAAGAAAATAGGAATGAACTACTATTCATTGAAAGGTGGGGAAAAATATGAATAG
- the sufC gene encoding Fe-S cluster assembly ATPase SufC gives MSLLELKNVKSEVEGKEILKGLDLTINKGEVHVIMGPNGAGKSTLASILVGHPKHEVVSGQILLDGEDITELEVDERAQKGIFLSFQYPEEIPGLTVEDFLRTAKEAVTGEKQYIMQFHNELVEKMEKLHINPEYAERHLNVGFSGGEKKKNEILQMAVLEPKLAILDETDSGLDIDATKIVFEGVQKLKTKDTALLIITHYDKVLEYLKPDFVHVLMNGKIVKSGGIEIVEAIEKDGYGKMKEELGL, from the coding sequence ATGAGTTTGTTAGAATTAAAAAATGTTAAATCTGAAGTAGAAGGAAAAGAAATATTAAAAGGATTGGATTTAACGATTAATAAAGGAGAAGTTCACGTGATTATGGGACCTAACGGTGCCGGAAAATCTACTTTGGCAAGTATTCTTGTTGGGCATCCTAAACATGAAGTAGTCAGTGGACAAATTTTACTTGACGGTGAAGACATCACTGAGCTTGAAGTTGATGAAAGAGCACAAAAGGGGATATTCCTGTCATTCCAGTATCCTGAAGAAATTCCGGGACTTACTGTAGAAGATTTCTTAAGAACTGCTAAAGAAGCTGTTACAGGAGAAAAACAGTATATAATGCAATTCCATAACGAATTAGTAGAAAAAATGGAAAAATTACATATTAATCCTGAATATGCTGAAAGACATTTAAATGTTGGATTCTCAGGAGGAGAAAAAAAGAAAAATGAAATTTTACAGATGGCAGTACTTGAACCAAAATTAGCAATTCTTGATGAAACAGATTCCGGACTTGATATTGATGCTACAAAGATTGTTTTTGAAGGGGTACAGAAATTAAAAACAAAGGATACAGCTCTACTTATTATAACTCACTATGATAAAGTACTTGAATATCTGAAACCTGATTTTGTACATGTCCTGATGAATGGAAAAATAGTTAAGAGTGGTGGAATTGAAATAGTAGAAGCCATAGAAAAAGACGGATATGGAAAAATGAAGGAAGAACTTGGATTATAA
- a CDS encoding NUDIX domain-containing protein: MLTTLCYLEKDNKYLMLHRNKKEIDINKGKWLGVGGKLENGETPEECLRREVREETGYELNSFENRGLVIFNYNADEPLFMYLYTSSDFSGIQKECDEGDLKWISKDEVLELKLWEGDKIFLKLLFENSPFFYLTLDYENDDLIGSKLEFKQEYSSFEVFVPEKYVEKIVENLQRYSLLTEGFYADVYSTSDTVGHWKTLEGGSPFDGEVGKSSVADEKIMKFRVKREFEELAYYLVKEAHPYETAVINVFRMEV; encoded by the coding sequence ATGCTTACAACATTGTGTTATCTTGAAAAGGATAATAAATATCTGATGTTACATAGAAATAAAAAGGAAATAGATATAAATAAAGGGAAATGGCTTGGTGTAGGCGGAAAACTGGAAAATGGGGAAACTCCTGAAGAATGTCTGAGAAGGGAAGTCAGGGAAGAAACAGGATATGAGCTTAACAGTTTTGAGAACAGGGGACTTGTGATTTTCAACTATAATGCTGATGAGCCGCTGTTTATGTATCTTTATACGAGTTCTGATTTTAGTGGGATACAGAAGGAATGTGACGAAGGGGATTTAAAATGGATTTCAAAAGATGAAGTTCTTGAGCTTAAGCTATGGGAAGGGGATAAGATTTTCCTGAAACTGCTATTTGAAAACTCTCCATTCTTTTATCTGACTTTAGATTATGAAAATGATGATTTAATAGGGTCAAAATTGGAATTTAAGCAGGAATACAGTTCTTTTGAGGTTTTTGTTCCAGAAAAATACGTAGAAAAAATTGTGGAGAATCTGCAAAGATATTCCCTGCTGACAGAAGGATTTTACGCTGATGTCTACTCCACATCTGACACTGTGGGGCATTGGAAAACTCTGGAAGGAGGAAGTCCTTTTGATGGAGAAGTGGGAAAATCCAGTGTTGCAGATGAAAAAATAATGAAGTTCAGGGTAAAAAGAGAATTTGAGGAGCTGGCATATTATCTGGTAAAAGAGGCTCATCCTTATGAAACTGCGGTTATTAATGTATTCAGGATGGAAGTGTAG
- the metF gene encoding methylenetetrahydrofolate reductase [NAD(P)H] → MKIKDIFEEKEHVISFEIFPPNKNFSEERLKEVTGELVKHKPDFISVTYGAGGTTKSGTIEMASHIKNNLGSEVLAHLTCVGSKKTEIDSFLEEAKKHNIKNIMALRGDIPQGEDESIYERGDYRYASDLVRGIRGAHKDISIGAAFYPETHYESNDLADLVHLKKKVDEGVDFLISQVCFDNRMFVDFREKAEKLDIKVPLVAGIMPITNAAQIKRIVQLCKSSIPSGLEKILDKYGSNPESMKKAGIIYATEQIIELLSYGIRGIHLYTMNKTDTTEEIMNNISFTR, encoded by the coding sequence ATGAAAATAAAGGATATATTTGAAGAAAAGGAGCATGTAATTTCATTTGAAATTTTTCCGCCAAATAAAAACTTTTCAGAAGAAAGACTGAAGGAAGTTACTGGAGAGCTTGTAAAACATAAGCCGGACTTTATAAGTGTAACTTATGGAGCAGGAGGTACAACAAAATCAGGAACTATTGAAATGGCTTCCCATATAAAAAATAACTTGGGTTCTGAAGTTTTAGCCCATCTGACATGTGTAGGAAGTAAAAAAACAGAGATTGACAGTTTTCTTGAAGAGGCAAAAAAGCATAATATTAAAAATATAATGGCATTAAGAGGAGATATCCCTCAGGGTGAAGATGAGTCCATTTATGAAAGAGGAGATTACAGATATGCTTCAGACCTTGTAAGAGGTATAAGGGGAGCTCATAAGGATATTTCCATAGGAGCGGCCTTCTATCCTGAAACTCATTATGAAAGCAATGATCTTGCTGATTTGGTTCATTTAAAGAAAAAAGTGGATGAGGGAGTTGATTTTCTAATTTCCCAAGTATGTTTTGACAACAGAATGTTTGTAGATTTTAGGGAAAAGGCAGAAAAGCTTGATATTAAAGTTCCTCTAGTAGCAGGTATTATGCCTATTACAAATGCAGCTCAGATTAAAAGAATAGTTCAGCTATGCAAAAGCAGTATTCCTTCAGGACTTGAAAAAATACTGGATAAATACGGAAGTAATCCTGAATCTATGAAAAAAGCAGGAATTATTTATGCGACTGAGCAGATAATAGAACTTCTTTCATATGGAATAAGAGGAATTCATTTATATACAATGAATAAAACTGATACAACGGAAGAAATAATGAATAATATTTCATTTACAAGATAA